The nucleotide sequence TTGCATAACCCTATCAGAGGCCAAACCCGGCACCATAATCTGTGGATAACTCCTCATGATAAGCACAAGGATCATATCCGTTAGAGACTGCTCTTGGAGTGCATTCATCCATTCCAACGTCAACAGAGggaatgggatgggatggaatgCAGCGACGTTGCGTTTGTATAACCTACCAGCCTACTCCGTATACCTACTTACTTACCTAACTAGGTAGTTTCGCATAGCCAGCATGTCGACCGCCTCATTCCAGTAGAGAAACCCCTCAAATAAGCCACCACCTCCCCCAATGCCACTGAGCCAACTGTCATGTCACTCTGCCGTAGCCTagtttcatcttcaacaacccgAGTTACGGACGGGAGTAGTCtatttgttgttgttggcgttTGTTCaagagtactccgtactccatGCATAATCCCTGGTACTGTACCCAGGACTGCGGGTTTCGCCAACGCCCTGCCCTGTCCATGTTAAAGCATCATTTCAACAGCTTCGTACCCCATTGTTGTCACACTGGGCATCAAATGTTTCAGCTGACAGGGAAGATGAATTGATCGATACGTACGTGCAGAAAGCCCGGCCGAAGAAGATGCCAGGTTTTCAATCTATTAGCTAAtatccatctcctcatcaaatGTCAACGAGGTCATCGTCAGTCAGCTTCAGTATCGCTCCATAACCCACTGTCTCCGCTCATCAACTCCCATCTCCTCCAAAATAGCTGTCTCTGCCTTCTTGATATCGATGAATCTCTCAGCAACTTCAGCTCCAAGTAGTTCAGCcagctcttcgtcttcacccAGCGCTGCAAGCGCCTCTTGTATACTCCTAGGCAATCTCGCACTTATGTTGAGCTCTTCTCTCTCCAACAAGGACAGCACTGCAGGGTCCTTGGCGCAGTCTTTCCAAAccagctcctcctcgtcagcaACGCCCTTTGTACCCGCTAATAGGATCGCCGCAAGCGATAAGTAGGGGTTGGCAAGTCCGTCGATACACTTGATCTCCCAATGACTACCCTCGATCTTGCGTAGTGGCACTTCACGGTTCTGAGTACCCCATGTCACCCAAGTCCCGCCGGCCCAGCAGCCGTCCACAACACGTTCGTAACTGATCATACTGCTGTACGTAAACGCCGCGATAGCTCGTAGATGCTTCAGGACGCCTGCGTAGAAGGGTTCGTAGACTTGCTTATCCGATCCGATAGGCGATGAGATAGACATGTGCATATGCGCTGCTGTTCCGCATGACATGGCATATGGCTTAGGATGAAGCGTCATGCGGTACCCCTTTGCTGCAGCACAGCTGCTGATGACTTCTCTCGTGTAGAGGAGAGTGTCGACTGCCTCGAGCGCCGATGCCTTGGGCAGAACAAACTCGTACTGTCCATTGGCACTTTCCGGGTGCATCAACTCAATATACACGCCAGCAGCATCGAGCTGTTCAATGgcatcttcaagaacctcaatCACTACTTCATGGTCCAAAGCCCGAGTGACCGACCACATATGTCCATCGCTATCAAGTGGTTCGAATTTGTTCTCATTACCACGGCGAAAGAGCACAAGTTCGATCTCGAAACCGAGCGTAAACTCGAGTCCCTGTTCAGCCGCCTGCTTGAGTGTCTTCTTTAGCAGGGTGCGTGTGCAGAAAGGCGCTGGTGTGCCGTCCTTTTCTTTGAAGTCGCCCATGACACTGATATGCCCCTTGCGAGGACCAAGTCGAAGGCTGCTCAGATCGGGGTGCAATCTATACTCTCCCGTTGGTGTGATGCTATGCACTGGCGAATCTCTCTGGTCGATTCCAAGACCAGCCTTTGTCACTCCGAGTGTCAAGTCTTCGCCGTTCCGCAGCATAGACCAGACGCGGCGCATAGGAATTGCTCTTGCTCGGGACATTGCGATGAAGTCAGTCCAAGTTACCCGCAAGAATCTCGGTTCTTCCTTATTCTTGAGGAATCTGGCCAGTGTCGCAACGTGTGTTTGCTCAGAAGACTCCAGCCCTTGACTCGAGTCCGGCGGCAATGGTTTGAGTTCGAGTTTCAGATCATATAGCTTGTTGgcgttgttgaagagaataTCTTGGACCAGCTGAGCTGCCTGTGTCCAGGTCATATCTCCCTTGTGGACATAATCCGCCAGCACGGTCTGCAGCACCTCCCGGAGCTGATCCACGGCTATGATGTAAGTCTCCGGGAAGTAATGTCCGTCGGTGCTCCAGAGAATCTTTGATACTGGACAGAGTTCTAGGATTTGTCGGACTACACCTTCTTGTCCCTCACGACTGATAAAGGGGAACACTTCGCCAATGTCAGCGTAGACATTGCTGTAGACATTCGCCAAGTATCCCATTTCACGAGTGAAAGGGTAACTGGCATGGAGGAGAACGATTGGCACCTCTGGGTATGTTTTGATGAACTCCTGTAGATGTGCGGGCGACGATTTGGATAGCGTGATATCGTTATCACCAAGACCAGTGTGGAACTGGATAGGTTTCTTGTGCTCATCCTCACTGTTCTGGATCAAGCCCGCCAGGATGTGCAGGAAGTAATCGTTGAGTGGCTCATGATCAAGTCTCTCGAATGGCTGAGCACCGTCTTCTTTCCTGGTGTCAAAGATGAGCTGGAATTGCTGCATGATAATCTCGAGGTCGGTGACTTGAGTGACGGCGAGGCCTGTTCGATAGCAAATAACAGATTTGAAGCCAACAATTTCCGGGTCATCGAGAGCATCATAGATGGCGTTCATGAAGTTCTCTACAGATCCTGAGAATGCCTCTGAGGGATGTGAAAATTGGCCACAGGCCTTCTCGATGCTGCTCGCTGCAACCTCCTCGATTCGAAGGATGCGCTTGTTGGGGCTTCTTGTATAGACATTGAGCGTGTGGTAAGGCTCGACATCAAGGGGATCGCCCAGAAGATCATCGACCAAGATGTTTTCGATGCCTGACATGCACGTCTTTATCCATTCATCATAGTTTCCCTTTTGCTTTCTGGCGACAGCAGCCTCGACGGCTTCCCAAGTTGTGTCGGTGCCTAGGCGGTTGGCAAGAACCTTTACAGCACGAAGATGTGCCAGACTTGTCTTTGAGTCTTCAATGGCATCTCCGTTGGCCTCGGTGGCGATGCATAGGAGAGGATGTTTTCTTATAGCACTCAGCTTTAGAAGAGGGTGGGCATGGTGATCAATAATAGGTGTTGTGTGAATAACGCTCCaaagagcttcttctgtctCGATTTTTAGGGCGGCCATTTCACTGTCGTTTCTTTGGGAGAGATCTCTGGTACTTGGCGTGGTTTTAAGTCTCTGGTTGAGTACAGAAGAGTCTTTATAAGGTGCTCAGTTGAGTGTACCTGGCGTCGTTACAGATAAGTCTATCATCTGACAAGTCggcgatgtgatgtgatgagcGCTCTTACACCTCGTCTCTCTACGAGATACACAGCTCTCGGAGCTCGGAAGTAAGAGCTTCAGAGTAATTTGAGGTTGAACAGAGCCAAGTCAAGGTCGAATGGTATTTGGCGAAATCTGCCACGGTTGGCACACGACAGAGTTGCATAACATAATATAATTGGGTATTATTGCATATACCCTTGCATTCCCTTGTCTCATCTACCTCTCATCTGCTGATTCTTTGACGGGGCATTCGATCGAAGCCGAGCCCAATCAGTTTTGACTTTTCACTATGTAACTCTCGATAGGCCTTGACATCCATGGCAAAAGAAAAACGTGAGAATCCGAGACTTGCAGATATTCGAGCTGTTCTTACTGGTCCATCTTGCATATGGTGAGATCAGGGTAAGCTGGGAATGGTCAACTCCGGCGCTTATTTTGAGTAAGGTAATGTTATAACACTAATGATGCCTGGATTTGTCTCACTTACAAGTCGCTGGAACATCTAAAACTggtttaaaaaaaaataaaaaaaatcctGCCGATCTTCCAGTGTCGGTTGCGGACGGTGTCACAAGCAAACACCGTGATACTAACGTCGTGTAATGATAAAACATACGGCGTGGATAATTCACCTTCCAATTTGAGAATGATCTCCTCGAGTATAGAGTTTTAAAGCGGCTGCCGTGGAGGAGCTACTGTGTATTTATGTGTAACGTTAATAATATTGGAATCTGTTAGTAATGGCGATGCTCCAGGGTAACTGTGCATGGTAGGTAATTATCCAAGGGAGTCAGTCGCCAGTGTCGAAGGAGTATGCCGTTCAATATCGAATCAACGATACAGTAATTGATCAACTATCTCTAATGTTCAATAACTTCGTGGGGACTAGCCATGTGGTCAGACTGATGATAAGGGAAGCTGCTGTTCCCAGACAAAATGGCATCCCCAACCACGTCTTCAGCCCAACCCCAAACAACGCCCCCATGCTTGTCTCACAAGCGAGAAAACCCAGGATCTCACAGACCGCCAGCAGCCCGAATAGCATCCCGGCTCTCTCCTCCCCCGTCATCCCAACTAACATGGCGCGGCAGAGCGTAGGTAGACCCGAGCCCAGTGCCGACACGGCTAGGCCTGCAATGATGAAGGCTTCCTTTGTTACCATCATCATGCAGAGGCAGCCAGCTAAGAATAGCAATGAACTCGCCCGAGCTAGAATTGAACATCTGCGATGAGCTGACCAACGTGTGAGTTTGTTCCAGATACATGTGATGACAGGTAGCAGTATGCACAGGGTGAGAAGTGTGACCAAGCTTCGCAAAGATACAATAAGTATAGAACGCTTGAGAGGCCAGTTGAACTGTATGGGCATTAGGCGAATGGCGATATCCGTCTGCACTGTTGCTAGTGGGATTGTCATGACAGCACCAGGGATAATCCAGAGGAGAGGCCTGGAGACCATCGACTTGAAAGTGACCATCACGGATGTTCTCTTGGGAggctccaagctcaacatgTTCGACTCCAGATCATCGTCATACGGCCCAACGCTCACCCCCCCTCGAGGCTGCTTTAGCTTGAGTGTCTCTGGTGTCAAGCTCACTAGGATGATACCGCCTCCGAgtaccaagcccaaggacaagaatAGTGGCATCCATACCGATGACCGAACCAGCTCTCCTGATAGCACAGGGCCTACGAGCTGAGCAGCAAGTACAGAGGCCACAACCCACTGAAACCATGATGATCTAGGAATCATCGTCAGCGATTAGTTTATCTCGCCCCCTGAATTCAAGCTTGCCTCTTGGATTCGGGTACCGTGTCCGCAATGATAGCAAATACCATGGCCTCAGCAACGCTTCGACCTCCACCAAAGAGAAGTGCGACCCCGACACACCAAATTGCTTCGAGTGAAATCATGCCTGATTTCCAGCATACGAACATGGCGCATGATTCTGAGAGTATCATGCTGAGGATACTTGCACCCAGCACAGGAAGTCGGCCGATTCGATCCGAGAGAACACCCAGGGGGAACGCAACTACGCTAGCTGCAGTTTTGTCGTTAGTCTTACAAACAGTCCTAGTAAGTACATGTATGAGGTGGGATGGACACATACCCGAAATAGTGGCGGATATCTGCATCCCCTTCATGATGAAGTTAAGTCGTTGCTGCACCGGCTCATCCCTGCATCTCTCTTCTGGAAGGAGTTCAGGGCTATCGATTCGATGGACATGCTTACATACAATATCTTGCATGAGCTTGATAGATGGTAGGTCGCTTACCGAAAGACCAAGTTGTATGACAAAGAGACAAGCTGAGATAAAAGGGAGCAGGTAGTCCCTCGGCATAGTGTAAGGGCGAGACCACATTGTTGGCCAGAGAAGGGAATGACTTGACAGTTAATGTACTTGTGTGATGTTAGGAGACTGATTCAAGCatgaaagaaggaaaaaagagaaagcttGCTACGATTGAGATCCTGTGGCCGGAAACCTATTGTTTGCTCGACAGGTACCTAGCCATTTTCAATAGATACAATAAGAGTTGCCACGAGAGCAAACTCGACACTCTTGGCCAGTGGCAGGATGATACAACCGCCACGGAACATCTAGGAATGCGCTTCCACATTTAAGCATAGACTTCATGACCCCAGAGCTACCTGCTGAAGATTATCGTGTTTGAGCTGAATATCACAGCCATCTTGATATCCGAGCTGGCCTCTGTGCCCAGTTCCTTCACATAGGATTGGCAATAAACTGACAAAGAACAGATAAATCAATGATAGATCATGATTTAAGCAATTCAGTGAATTTCAACCATGCCTGCTTAGTTTCGCAAGCTTCTCATTTTGTTGATATACAAACTGGTCTTGCAAACTCAGCGGCACGAGTTGTGAAGCAGAGATTGTCATCGGCGAGGAACAATCATCGGGGCGAAgcaattaagtatatatgtAGCCATATGAAATATTTGAGAGGAGCCATGTATAGATCTCAAATATTGTCTCAACACCTTTCTATTATTTGTCTGGGCCTATCAACACGGATAGACTCTGCAGTAACTCAGCGGTAGCTAAACACGACCAACCCCAAATACCTTGAAGAAACCTGGCGAATCATTTCATGGGACTTCTTTGTTTCTGTAACTAGTGATCAAGTTGGACGAAGCCATAGTTGTTCATGATTTCATTTCCTTGTCTTCACTTTGAACAAAGAACTCTGGGGACCACCAAATGTCACTAGAGCCTGAAGCAGTATGAAAATAGAAATACTGAACAATACCCGTAGACACACAATAACATCCCGTCAGATTGTATTAAACGTGCTGTTCTGTTGTTCGCTTTTGTGAACAAGGAGTCCTATCCATTATCCAGCGAGCAGGCCTCAAGACTACGGTTCAGTACTCGAACACTGGTTGTTCGATAGGTGAATTCATTAATAGAGTGCACTGGATTTACTGGAAGGAACATTCACTTCCTCGATCCCTATATATTTGCGTTGATAGCGACTTACCTCACTGCAAACACTATCATTATAGCCGTGCAATTGTCCCACCACTCCTtaatcaccaccaccacaacgCTATCCCAGTGAGTATGTTCCCCTCTAAAGAGCCCAGTGTCCTGATGGATAGAAACTGAATATTCATACAGCTATGTGCCGAGGAGAGAACGTTCAATGCAAGGAGTGCTGCCGACTCAGCAGCCGAATCGTCCAGCTCTGCATCCGCGGCGAGCTGATGGCCACCTGCCCCGAAACCATCATCGAGGGTGTCAGTTTAGAAAAGGAAGTATGTCGCTTATGTAGGTATGGaaatattaaaggtaaattTGTGATACCACCTTCAGTGCTCGCACTCTCTAATGAATACGACAGGATCACTTGGAGGGCTTCCAAAGCGCAACCCATACCGCAGCCAGTCCATCGGCCTCGGCGCTTGAAGTATCATAGTGATTCTAGCTGCCGTTGAAGCGCAGTGAGAGAAGAGGCGACTTGCCTTCTTGACCAAGCTCTTTCACCGACTTCCAGCGAATCAGCCAAACTCTCGATTCGACAACAGCCACTTCCATGCTAAGGAGACTGATCACCTGCATGGCTGAACGCGAATCGATAACCACTGGGCTCGACCATATACCACTGAGGAACAGGTCACGGGATAGCGTATTTGGTGGTACCCAGAAGAAAGCCTCATTCTGCAGCTATGAAGAAATGACGGACTGACTACACCACATCACTTGGGGCATTGAAACTACCATTAGTCAAAGGGATACCCCGAGCTCACTTCGAGTAACCAGCATCAGAGCACAAATATAGACCGTGTTGTCGGGGCTCTCGTCCCACTTCAATGCGTGCCATGTATCATTGAGCCACAGCTAGATTTCTGGTCTTGCTAAGATTGTGACGATCATGATATTGTCTATTTATAACCACTTCCCAACACCACAAGCTCAAAGGACGTAGCCCTCGTTGCCGATCCTCCTTACATCAGCCCCCAACACAAGGCAACGCGTATGAGGCGTCAGGCACATGTTGCTGTAATTAGCACCCACTGGCAGAGTAGGAGGTTGAGCAAACATCGACGCATGGGCATGTCCCGAGGAGAGGGTAGGCTATTACCTGAAGCGCCGGGAATGATGACTAGACTTTGGACCGAGCTCGAAGAGCCACCTGGTCTTTTAAACCAGACAGACATGAAGATGCAGATGGTGATGTCAAGGCGTTCGGCTATGCTTTGTTCCTGAAGCACGGGCAGTATGTATTGACTGAGTAGTTGGAACCATAAGAGAGTCTAGAGTTAGATCGCCAATACTCAAGAATATGCTAAAGAGATATGTGACAAGGGAGAGACGAGCATTGATGAGTATTTGTTGTGCCCTCCGCTGCATATGCCGTTGACTAAAGTTGAGCTGCGAGAAGGGAACTGAGTTTGACCAGCAAGCAATGAGATGCCTGGACCGTACTTTTGTCGCTCAAGCAAGCAGGCACATGAGGTACCGAGGACCTGGTATTCTGCAGCAACGCGTAGACTATTCATCTTGTCAAAATTGGATCCATATTCTGATGGTACCCTCAACACACCAATTGAGAACGTAGCTCGCCTTATACCAAAAAGTGGCTGGATAACTTGAGCTGACAAGCTGCAGTGACGACATGGGCCAGCCAAGCTGTAAAGCAGAGACAATGAGTTCCGGTGCGGGCGGCGTCAGAGCCGTGTGAGTGGTGAGACGAGACCACGTAATATGTAGATGGATATTGAGATCGAAGTCTCGAGATGGACAATGTCCAAGACATTTGCAAACACCAGGCTTGTAAGGTTTCATTGTCTCTGTAGAGGTACCGTGGACCCGGGAGCCATTGTACGGCCCTCTTCTCCGCTCAGTCCCGGCACGTAGGAAAATGCCCGACCTTTTTTTTTGTCGCTGTCACGCAGATGATTAGCCATAGTATGTTACTGCAGGATCGCAGACCGACCAGCATCTCGTCCTAGTGCTAAGGTAGTCAGCCTTTTGGAGGGGCAAAAGGTGCCAGCCAACCTGATGGATCCGGGGCTCCGAGGCCTGTCCCGTTGGTTCGGGCCCGATATTGACTTTATGATAACATAGCGCCTATTTCTGAGGCGAGAGGGAGCTCTTTTCTGGTAAACTTTACTACAGAGATGAGATCTTGAACGTTCTAAGCATGTTttattgctgttgttgacGGGTTACAGTAAGACCTGCAGGTCCTCGTTCCAGTGTGGTACTGGGTGTAGCGACTTGGGATAATTTCCTGGGCCATCCCGCACGGCCACACGTAGAGGAGAGCACTCTTGCTAGTAGGTTGGTGTCGAGCTGAGCTGAAAAGAACTAAACTGAGTGGATGGGCAGAAGCTGGCCCTGAGAATTGAGTCTTGAATTGTGTGTATAATAAGTTAACCACTAACATGGTCATCGCCCACGTTTATCACAACTGCTCGTTCGGGCCAGGGGAATAGGTACGGTACATATCGACTAACTTGTTTAATTATCAGGAGAGGATCTGATGGGTCTAGGTGGTCCCGGTGGTTTATCACTGGAATCACTCACGCATCATTGACGGATGTATCCAGTTTACTGGAATAGGAGTCACAATCTGTAGCGGCTCATCATGATCGTACAGTAGTGTCGATCAGCTACGACGCACGTGGAGAGCATAGACTGCTGATCATTGTACGGGTAACGGGTTCGCCCACTGGATCATGAGTAATGTCGTTATCTCGCCTCGGAGGAAAGTTGCCTCCTGAGAGAGGTCTCCTTGGGTCTCCCATGTCTGGTTCGTTCACGGTCCATTGTGATATTCCGAGTAGGTAGAACAAAAGAGCCAGCGCCAGCATTCCATTGACCCGCGTGGCTTGTGGAGCTTTCTCAGTTCACGGACCAAAGCATGGTCGCATTTGATTTGCGGTGGCTGCCACGCCCACGCCATATGTAGCTACTAGTCTGGACAGGGATGGTTAAAgtggtcttgtcttgtctttggcCTGGCCTGCCTGGCTTGGCTCGTCTCTAACAGACACACCGGTCTCTTTTTCTGTCTCTAATGTTGGTGATAATGACAAAAAGCTGAGTCTGTCCGTGCGAGGTCgtgtaggtatgtatgtgtgGGATGATGAACAATTGTTGTTTCTATTCGGTAAATGACATGTAACAAGTCAATTACGACAGAGTTTTGTGGTATGGTTATATGAAACAGATCCGATGTAACATATATCCACGTCCCAGCGAAACCGAGTCTCGAAAGAAGCAATCTGGGACGATAAAGACGTTTATGTGTTTCAACGGCtaaaagcaagcaagcagacGAGCAAGGTTGTCTGTAAACTGTGACGGTAGCTGTAATGGAAACAGACTGTCCGTGTAGTGTCTGGGATATTATAGAGGCCCAGCAACAGCGATACGAAAAGTGCCTGATGATCCCATACAGAAATCAAGACCATTAGACTCGTATTATACTCACTCGCACGGTTCGCCCATTCTTCGAAGCAGGGCCttacatacctaggtattcaAGATATCGGCCAACAGTAATTACATACCCGCTAAAGTTGGCATCTCTGTCATGGAAGTGTAGGTAGTAGGTATTTGACCCAACTCAATAACAAATTCAAGCTACTGTTCCACGATGAACGACGGCCTATACTAGTCATGATAAGAGGAACCCTGGAGCCGCAGAAAGACGGTCTTGCCGAGCAACCACGAGGAGGCTTAGAAGCTAGCAGCGTGCTAGTAATGAACATCGCGGAGAAGCTATGAACCTGACTAGGCTTGAAGATATCACGATCACAGGAGGTTGTGGCCACAGCCACAGATCCAAGCTTTATCTGTAGTTGTGTGGTGTGAGTATCCGTAGACTAAAGAGAGGTTGGCCATACCTTTGATTCATTCCATCCGTAGGTATCCGTCTACCCATTAGGAAATCACAGTGGCACAGTGAGTTCTAGACGACTTCTGGTAACTCTCCCACGCAACGTTAATTACTCCAATGCACGACACGATACATAGCGAACCAAGCGAACTCCTGAAGAACACCATCACAACCCCTATCCCAATCAAATCCCGACTCCGCTCCAGCTCCGTCGACCCtccaaagaaaaagaagagtcCCTGACTCAAACCCTTGCGATACTGACAGGGTCCTTACCCGCTTGTCCAGGAACGGTGGCTATAGTGGAGTTGCGTCCAGACTCACTGTCCAGTAGCAGCCAAACCTCCAGCTGCCATCCCAGCCCAGTCCACCCCGGCCGCTTCTGTGGAAACATCCTATCGGCACCCATATCCACATTcattcaccatcatcaactgcCCGGGGGGCTAGACCCCTTCGAGACTTGGTCGCAAATCCTGTTACTCCAGTAGGCAGTTGCTGCGCTGCGCTGCGACCTCTGATAcagcgtgcgtgcgtgcagCACCGCGACAGCAGAGACAGTGTCCTAGCAGTACATTCACTATAGCACTACCTTGTATCGTCGATCCTGTACCTCAGGGTCCCGTCCCCAGAACAAGGTCTACCTTGCTCACCTTACCGAATCTCTAACGCCAGAGCCAGAACAGAAGCCCTTCCAGTCCGTCCTCAGTCTTGCCTGTTCTGGGTCCAGGGGCTGCATACAATTACAACCCGCCGGCTGAACGAGACCCTTAGCAGCAGCCAAATCCGCGACTTTGACCTGACCCGACCTGACCTGACTTGACCTGAACTCAGCTCAAATCAAATCTACTGAGCaaacaggacaggacaggagaGGAGGACTGAGACCTGATCGACACGCCGCGTTCCTCCAACCtacctttttttcctttctcacCTTGACTTCGACCTCTCTTTTGTTTGTCTTTCAAACTTTGGACAGTCCCTCGTTGACCACTTTTTGACATTGCTCGCTTTTGCGACATTGCGATAATCCACCTATCTGGCATCGCCACTGGTCTTCCTGCTATACTGCAAGGTATGTCTATTATTACAACTATTCCTCATTTCCCAAGGCACAGCCAAGGTTTTTGCTGTCGAGCTGCGATTGAATTGGTGCTCTCGGCCGGCTCGCGACGTCTGGCGCACCCGTGTCCGTCAGCTATTGTCTCGTCAGTGGTCGACTTGTTGTACAACCTGTGACTTATGTTACACAAAAAGCAACTCTCCGTCCCTACTTTCCGCCCAGTTCCGTTCTTCAGATGGCAATACCATTGCGACTGTCGATTAACAGAAATCAGGTTCACTTATCGACCAAGCATATTGCCGTTCAGCCACCTCGAATCGCGCTCCCATCCCCCAACATTTCGCACGTTGGCAGAACAGAACAAGAGCCCGGGCCACAATCCCAATTCTGTGCCCGTCCGAGTTTATTTCGGCTCGCCTCGTACAAGGCAAACGAAACTTCCGGTCAGCGACCACTTCCCTGTCCCCGACGCATTGTTTGGGAGACCTTTGCAGGTCTACCCCCGATATATATAGATTGCAGCCATGGCGACCTCACACGGCGACCTGGCCATGCCGCGGCCTACCTCCGGCATCATCTCCCCCCGCGACGTGAGATCTAGGACACAGAGTATCTCGAGCGATCGACCTTCAACAATTGCCCACAGCCTCATGTCGCCGCCACTCGCTGTATCACCCTCAGCGGCCTTCATCGCTGCTTCGGCCGCTTCTCAGATCGTTACAAACGACCACGATAGCCATGCTGATACCTGGTACGATCAGCACGGTGTTGAGCCAGCTAGCGACCCTGCGCTCGTCTCGGGAGAAGCACTACAGCTTGTCAACAATTTTCTTGACCAGCTGCTTTTCAACTTCCTCTCCAAATCCCAAGCTACTACTCTCGCCAACTTAAGACCTGCCGTTTCGGAGGTGCTAAAACCCAAGCTTGCGAAAGATGCCGTCAACAATGCCGATGAGGAGTTACGTGAATACTTGGGCGacggcgatgaagaagattatGTGCCGCCTACTGGCGACAAAGCGCGTGACTGGGACCTGGAATTGGTTTGGAAGCGTACCCGTCTTAGGTGCATGGTCTACTCTTCCTTAGGCGAtatggaggaggaagacgaggacctCTACATGGAACAGGAGAATCTCGAGCTAGGCGCCAACGAGTCTGTCTCCGATATTATTTCACCAGCTGTTGCAATTTTCCTGACTTCTGTTCTGGAGTATATGGGCGAGCTCACCCTTACTGTCGCGGGACAAGCCGCATACCACAGATTGCGGGCTAAATACCAGAAGGAGATCAATGAAGGGACCCGAAACCCCGCCGATGTCGCCGACCGCATTGTAGTCGAAGAGCAAGACATGGAGAGGGTGGCTCTCGACCGAACACTCGGGCGATTGTGGAGGGGCTGGAAGAAGCGGATACGGTCACCTGTGATCGATCTAAATGGCCGCCCCTTTTCAAGGGCGTCTAATGGCCATTTAAGACAAGACAGTGTGTTCACTGATTCGCCCGCTTTAAGCCGGGTCCCAACCCGTGATGCAGAAGCTGAGGCACAAGATGAACCTGTTGATCCAGTTCAAGTCGCGCTTCCTATTGGAAGTAATGATGTGGATGAAATCGAGATCCCTGGTCTGGCTTACAatagcgatgatgaagacgaggaattagaggcagaggaggaagtTGGAGGGCGCCGACCTAAGAGTTTGTTGATCCTACCCCTGGGAATTATTCAGGGCCTTCCTACGCCAACCTTATCGCAACCTAACACTCCCGACTTTGTTGGTCGTAAGCGTTCGAACTCGCTTCCAACACCCGGCGCATCACCATATCGTGCTGCTGCTAAAAGAtcgaaggagaaggaggctgtGCCTGTCGAGGCTAGTGTCGTTGAGGAGCAACAAGAGCCCGTCGAAGAAGTCAAGACGGAGCAAATCAGCAGCGAGAAAC is from Fusarium musae strain F31 chromosome 4, whole genome shotgun sequence and encodes:
- a CDS encoding hypothetical protein (EggNog:ENOG41), coding for MAALKIETEEALWSVIHTTPIIDHHAHPLLKLSAIRKHPLLCIATEANGDAIEDSKTSLAHLRAVKVLANRLGTDTTWEAVEAAVARKQKGNYDEWIKTCMSGIENILVDDLLGDPLDVEPYHTLNVYTRSPNKRILRIEEVAASSIEKACGQFSHPSEAFSGSVENFMNAIYDALDDPEIVGFKSVICYRTGLAVTQVTDLEIIMQQFQLIFDTRKEDGAQPFERLDHEPLNDYFLHILAGLIQNSEDEHKKPIQFHTGLGDNDITLSKSSPAHLQEFIKTYPEVPIVLLHASYPFTREMGYLANVYSNVYADIGEVFPFISREGQEGVVRQILELCPVSKILWSTDGHYFPETYIIAVDQLREVLQTVLADYVHKGDMTWTQAAQLVQDILFNNANKLYDLKLELKPLPPDSSQGLESSEQTHVATLARFLKNKEEPRFLRVTWTDFIAMSRARAIPMRRVWSMLRNGEDLTLGVTKAGLGIDQRDSPVHSITPTGEYRLHPDLSSLRLGPRKGHISVMGDFKEKDGTPAPFCTRTLLKKTLKQAAEQGLEFTLGFEIELVLFRRGNENKFEPLDSDGHMWSVTRALDHEVVIEVLEDAIEQLDAAGVYIELMHPESANGQYEFVLPKASALEAVDTLLYTREVISSCAAAKGYRMTLHPKPYAMSCGTAAHMHMSISSPIGSDKQVYEPFYAGVLKHLRAIAAFTYSSMISYERVVDGCWAGGTWVTWGTQNREVPLRKIEGSHWEIKCIDGLANPYLSLAAILLAGTKGVADEEELVWKDCAKDPAVLSLLEREELNISARLPRSIQEALAALGEDEELAELLGAEVAERFIDIKKAETAILEEMGVDERRQWVMERY